The Marinomonas sp. CT5 genome contains the following window.
TTCTGGGTTAACAAAATCTTTTTCCTCGATGATCGATTGAAAACCATTACCCAAGAAGAAGGATTTCATATTGTCGAAATGAGCTCCGCCACCATAAATGAAGTTACTGTCGTAGCCTTGTTGCCCCAGTAATTTAGCCAGAGTAAAAAAGTCTGTTTGTGAGTTTGGGAGCTTTACAGTACTGCGTGCGGGTGTGGGAACAAATCCTGTTACGACCGCTTCAATGCCTCGTACAGAGCGTGTTCCTGTAGCATAGAGTTGGCTGAAAGACCAACCTTCAGGAACTAATTTATCGTATTCTGGGGTTAATGGAAGACCACCTAAGCTGCCAACAAATTGTGCACCTAAGCTTTCTTCAAGAATAATGACAAGGTTTTTTGGGCGCTCAAAATGTTTTGTGGCTATTTGCTTGTGTAAGGTTGGATATTCTGTTGAAGGGAATTGTTCTTGAGTCATTCCCATGGCTTGGTGAATTTCGGTAATGATTTGCTCTTGTTGCATCTTAGGATAAAGCTCGAAAGAACTCACTTCATCGGCGATCTCGCTGACGGCATACAACAATGAATATGTGGAATTAAGGGTTAAACTATTAACCAAAGGATCATTAGTAAAGGCGGTGTAGCTAGGGTTAATTGCTCGATGTTGTAAACTGGATCTAGCACCAAGGAAAGCAAGTAAAAAAACAATTACCATCAATATGGGGCGTTGATACCATTTGGGTTGTGGTCGATGAAAAATATGCTGTTTTTTAAAAAATTTATACGATAAGACCACCGTAATGATAGTAACCAATGAGGTTAAAAATAAAGTCAGTTTATGGCCTTCGGCCAACATAGAGAAAACTTCTTTTGGATATATTAGGTATTCTACAAAAAGTCGATTGGGTCTTAAGCTGTATTCGTCAATAAAAGCGGGAGTAGATGCTTCCATGAAAATGAACATGATAAAGGCTGCGGTTAACCAAATT
Protein-coding sequences here:
- a CDS encoding LTA synthase family protein; the encoded protein is MIWQSDRVGSTDNWITLLGFGLRIDVASICFIVGIPAAISLLISGIPYINKVWDVLTRIWLTAAFIMFIFMEASTPAFIDEYSLRPNRLFVEYLIYPKEVFSMLAEGHKLTLFLTSLVTIITVVLSYKFFKKQHIFHRPQPKWYQRPILMVIVFLLAFLGARSSLQHRAINPSYTAFTNDPLVNSLTLNSTYSLLYAVSEIADEVSSFELYPKMQQEQIITEIHQAMGMTQEQFPSTEYPTLHKQIATKHFERPKNLVIILEESLGAQFVGSLGGLPLTPEYDKLVPEGWSFSQLYATGTRSVRGIEAVVTGFVPTPARSTVKLPNSQTDFFTLAKLLGQQGYDSNFIYGGGAHFDNMKSFFLGNGFQSIIEEKDFVNPEFVGSWGVSDEDLFTKANQDFVEKSKTGRPFFSLVFSSSNHDPYEFPDNKIELYNSPKATRENAVKYADHAIGHFFKLAKQEDYWKNTIFLIVADHDARTRHPELVPITSFHIPALILGDGIKPKQDNRIASQIDLAPTLLSLMGIDSNTPMIGQDMTKASDNYIGRAIMQFNQNQAYMRGNKVVVLQPNKPAKTFIYENKTLLPSNDVGIDLVNRAIAHPLLGTWLYNQKKYNIPDTE